A single Numenius arquata chromosome 1, bNumArq3.hap1.1, whole genome shotgun sequence DNA region contains:
- the LOC141471445 gene encoding lymphotactin-like, whose translation MKLHAAAILVIFWLGIFTVHTVKGSVGSQSMRKYSCVSLSTQQLNIRNLIGYEKQQVPVNAIMFITTKGIKICVSPNQKWVQSAIKKIDQRRTTKGK comes from the exons ATGAAACTCCACGCTGCAGCTATCCTCGTCATCTTCTGGCTTGGCATCTTCACTGTGCACACAGTGAAAG gaagtGTTGGAAGTCAGTCCATGCGCAAATACAGTTGTGTAAGTCTGTCTACACAGCAACTGAACATCCGAAACCTTATCGGCTATGAAAAGCAACAAGTTCCAGTAAATGCCATCAT GTTTATCACCACAAAAGGTATCAAGATCTGTGTAAGCCCTAATCAGAAATGGGTGCAGTCTGCCATAAAGAAAATAGACCAAAGACGTACCACCAAAGGCAAATAA